In one window of Bacteroidota bacterium DNA:
- a CDS encoding cellulase family glycosylhydrolase, whose amino-acid sequence MLAFSFPQIVFCQHSRFVKIKGTSFINSWGGNLYLKSVSLNYWLDPDLKLFQPAEKTNLKSLEDLTKEAMDSYPSKIFWHTFQDSFITKNDLIFIKGLQFNTVNVPFDCRMFAPGTYLGNTTPRGFELVNRLIRWSHEIGMYIILDMQVNNIQNKNQLENCLKAWQNIAKRYNNESLIAGFYVHPAPADSQQTDYARQVFYRKMIAAIRQFDKNHIIFINKKPEDSAKFYEKTFDSKLACIFQSDTCQETFKKFTAFREKFNTPVFLDISEGENYEWLEKTYIHAEKNQIGWNFQPYKRIDEYGCLLRVVPPANPELINEFSKGQTNLPDNLGKGGQNAEEMKKMLHQFLVNCRFIKCKPNTECIKALGLLRE is encoded by the coding sequence TTGTTAGCATTTTCTTTTCCCCAGATTGTTTTTTGCCAGCATTCCAGGTTTGTAAAAATAAAAGGGACAAGTTTCATCAATTCCTGGGGTGGTAATTTATATCTTAAAAGCGTGAGCCTGAACTATTGGCTTGACCCTGATCTTAAATTATTTCAGCCAGCTGAGAAAACAAACCTGAAATCCCTGGAAGATTTGACAAAAGAAGCTATGGATTCATACCCGTCAAAGATTTTCTGGCATACCTTTCAGGATAGTTTTATAACCAAAAATGATCTGATTTTCATCAAAGGTTTACAATTCAATACGGTGAATGTCCCTTTCGACTGCAGAATGTTTGCACCGGGAACTTACCTCGGGAATACCACTCCCAGAGGCTTTGAATTAGTCAACCGGCTGATACGCTGGAGCCATGAAATAGGTATGTACATAATCCTTGACATGCAGGTAAATAACATTCAAAATAAAAACCAACTGGAAAACTGCCTGAAAGCATGGCAAAACATTGCCAAAAGATATAACAATGAATCTTTAATTGCCGGTTTCTATGTTCACCCCGCTCCGGCGGATAGCCAACAAACAGATTATGCCCGTCAGGTTTTTTACAGGAAAATGATTGCTGCAATCAGGCAGTTTGATAAGAATCACATCATTTTCATCAACAAAAAGCCGGAAGATTCAGCTAAATTTTATGAAAAAACATTTGATTCCAAACTTGCCTGCATTTTCCAGTCTGATACCTGCCAGGAAACATTTAAAAAATTTACGGCTTTCCGTGAAAAATTCAACACCCCTGTCTTTCTGGATATAAGTGAAGGGGAAAACTACGAATGGCTGGAGAAAACATATATCCATGCTGAAAAGAACCAGATAGGCTGGAACTTCCAACCTTATAAAAGAATTGATGAATACGGTTGCTTGTTGCGCGTTGTACCTCCCGCCAATCCAGAACTGATCAATGAATTTTCAAAAGGTCAAACCAATTTACCTGATAATTTGGGAAAGGGGGGGCAAAATGCCGAAGAGATGAAAAAAATGTTACACCAATTTCTCGTTAATTGCAGGTTTATAAAATGCAAGCCTAATACGGAATGCATCAAAGCATTGGGACTATTAAGAGAATAA
- the lptB gene encoding LPS export ABC transporter ATP-binding protein produces the protein MKLHTDKLVKKYKSRTVVKEVSIEVEQGEIVGLLGPNGAGKTTSFYMMVGLIRPYSGKIYLDDLDITHEPMYKRAQKGIGYLAQEASVFRTLSVEDNLRAVLEMTNLSKAEQKEKVESLIEEFGLQVIRKSRGNQLSGGERRRTEIARALAIDPKFILLDEPFAGVDPIAVEDIQSIVAKLKTKNIGVLITDHNVHETLSITDRSYLLYEGTILKSGTSEELANDEEVREKYLGQNFELRNIVPVQ, from the coding sequence ATGAAGCTGCATACTGATAAACTCGTAAAAAAATATAAATCCAGAACTGTTGTCAAAGAAGTTTCAATAGAAGTTGAACAGGGAGAAATTGTTGGTTTACTGGGGCCTAACGGTGCGGGCAAAACAACCTCATTTTACATGATGGTTGGATTGATTCGTCCGTACAGTGGCAAAATTTATCTGGATGACCTGGATATTACCCATGAGCCCATGTATAAAAGAGCCCAAAAAGGCATTGGTTACCTGGCCCAGGAAGCTTCCGTGTTCAGAACATTAAGTGTGGAAGATAATTTACGTGCTGTTCTGGAAATGACTAACCTTTCGAAAGCTGAACAAAAGGAAAAGGTTGAATCCCTGATCGAAGAATTCGGTTTGCAGGTGATACGGAAAAGCCGTGGAAACCAGCTTTCGGGTGGTGAAAGAAGAAGAACGGAAATAGCCAGGGCTTTGGCTATTGACCCGAAATTCATTCTTCTGGATGAGCCATTTGCAGGAGTTGATCCTATTGCTGTTGAAGATATTCAGTCAATAGTAGCCAAATTGAAGACCAAAAACATTGGGGTTCTGATCACCGACCACAATGTTCATGAAACACTTTCCATCACCGACCGTTCCTACCTGCTTTATGAAGGGACCATTTTAAAATCGGGTACTTCAGAAGAACTGGCAAACGATGAAGAAGTCAGGGAAAAATACCTGGGACAAAACTTTGAATTGAGAAATATAGTTCCTGTTCAATAA
- a CDS encoding phosphoglycerate kinase: MQTIDQYDFKGKKAIVRVDFNVPLDKKTLEVTDDTRIRGALPTIKKIIGDGGAAILMSHLGRPKSGPEEKFSLKHVVPQLSKLLGQNVKFAGDCMGDSAKQMAAGLKPGEVLLLENVRFYEEEEGKPRLPETATDEEKKEAKEELKKSQKEFTAKLASYANCYVNDAFGTAHRAHASTTLIASHFPNNSMFGYLIEKELKAMDKVLKAPEHPFTAIMGGAKVSDKIMVIERMLDMVDNLIIGGGMTYTFIKAQGGKIGSSLCEEDKLDVALDVLKKAKEKGVKVYLPVDAINADKFDAAANTNVSKIDQTPDGWMGLDIADETIKIFSEVIENSKTILWNGPMGVFEMDKFSKGTSAIAQALAKATAKGCFTLVGGGDSVAAINKNKLADKVSFVSTGGGAMLEYMEGKELPGIKAIRG, translated from the coding sequence ATGCAAACAATAGATCAATACGATTTCAAAGGTAAGAAAGCGATTGTCAGAGTCGATTTCAATGTGCCTTTGGATAAAAAGACCCTGGAAGTTACGGATGATACCCGTATCAGAGGTGCTTTGCCTACAATTAAGAAAATAATTGGTGATGGCGGTGCTGCCATTTTGATGTCTCACCTGGGACGCCCTAAATCAGGCCCGGAAGAAAAATTCTCCCTCAAACATGTTGTACCCCAACTTTCAAAATTATTAGGTCAGAATGTAAAATTTGCCGGCGACTGCATGGGTGATTCTGCCAAACAGATGGCTGCAGGTTTAAAACCAGGCGAAGTATTGCTGTTGGAAAATGTTCGTTTCTATGAAGAAGAAGAAGGGAAACCCCGTCTTCCTGAAACTGCTACTGACGAAGAGAAAAAAGAGGCCAAAGAAGAATTAAAGAAATCACAGAAAGAATTTACTGCAAAACTTGCCAGTTATGCCAATTGCTATGTAAATGATGCTTTTGGTACAGCTCACCGTGCACATGCTTCTACAACCTTGATCGCTAGTCATTTCCCCAATAACTCCATGTTCGGGTACCTGATCGAAAAGGAATTAAAAGCTATGGACAAAGTCCTCAAAGCTCCTGAACATCCTTTCACCGCAATCATGGGTGGTGCAAAAGTTTCCGACAAAATCATGGTGATCGAAAGAATGCTGGACATGGTCGACAACCTGATCATCGGTGGCGGTATGACTTATACCTTCATCAAAGCACAGGGTGGAAAAATCGGAAGTTCTCTTTGCGAAGAAGATAAACTTGACGTTGCCTTAGACGTCCTGAAAAAAGCCAAAGAAAAAGGCGTAAAAGTATATCTGCCTGTTGATGCCATCAATGCTGATAAATTTGATGCTGCGGCCAATACCAACGTGTCAAAAATTGATCAGACTCCCGACGGCTGGATGGGACTTGACATTGCTGACGAAACCATTAAGATATTCAGCGAAGTCATTGAAAATTCAAAAACTATTCTCTGGAACGGCCCAATGGGTGTTTTCGAAATGGATAAATTTTCAAAAGGAACCTCAGCCATTGCACAGGCTCTTGCCAAAGCAACTGCCAAAGGCTGCTTCACGTTGGTTGGTGGCGGAGATTCAGTTGCTGCTATCAACAAAAACAAACTGGCCGACAAAGTTAGTTTCGTTTCAACCGGTGGCGGTGCAATGCTCGAATACATGGAAGGTAAAGAACTTCCCGGTATCAAAGCCATCAGAGGTTAA
- a CDS encoding AAA family ATPase, with product MDYIEISGYKSIKSERIDLKPINILIGANGSGKSNFISFFEFLSHLYHRNLNEHIALSGGENKILHKGQKITDTISFKIEFDNGNNGYSAILKLGTEGFVFTDERLIYQSAKGKDISHHANEAEIKITDNSSAKYIIKYLEGLRIYHFHDTSNKSPFTTYRHIENDSYYLYDNGSNLAAFLYHIKNDDKIVYNNIIKTIQSVAPYFLDFSFIPNQEQYLRLQWKDKYSDTIYGATDLSDGTIRFIALTTLFMQPDLPETIIIDEPELGLHPSAIAKLAGMIKSVSAKGCQVIIATQSAELISHFSPDSIITVDQIDGCSKFKRLNTEELQQWLEDYTIDDLWKQNIITSGQLNF from the coding sequence ATGGATTACATCGAAATTTCAGGATACAAATCAATTAAATCTGAACGAATTGATTTGAAACCCATCAATATATTAATTGGGGCCAATGGAAGCGGGAAAAGTAACTTCATCTCCTTTTTCGAATTTTTAAGTCATCTGTATCATAGAAATTTAAATGAACATATTGCCTTATCAGGAGGCGAAAATAAAATTCTGCACAAAGGGCAAAAAATAACCGATACCATTTCATTTAAAATCGAATTTGATAATGGGAATAACGGCTACTCGGCAATCTTAAAATTAGGTACTGAGGGTTTTGTATTTACTGATGAACGATTAATTTATCAAAGTGCTAAGGGTAAGGATATCAGTCATCATGCTAATGAGGCCGAAATCAAGATTACTGATAATTCCAGCGCAAAGTACATTATTAAATATTTGGAGGGGCTCAGGATATATCATTTTCATGATACAAGCAATAAATCACCATTTACTACATACAGGCACATAGAAAATGATTCCTATTATTTATATGATAATGGATCAAATCTGGCAGCATTTCTGTATCACATCAAAAATGATGATAAAATTGTTTATAACAATATTATTAAAACAATACAGTCTGTTGCCCCATATTTCCTGGATTTTAGTTTTATCCCAAATCAAGAACAATATTTAAGATTACAATGGAAAGATAAATACAGCGATACAATATACGGAGCGACAGATTTATCCGATGGAACTATAAGATTTATTGCTTTAACAACATTATTTATGCAACCTGATTTGCCTGAAACTATCATCATTGACGAACCGGAACTGGGCTTGCATCCTTCAGCCATTGCAAAACTGGCTGGAATGATAAAGTCAGTTTCTGCAAAAGGCTGCCAGGTAATTATTGCTACCCAGTCGGCCGAATTAATCAGCCATTTTTCTCCGGATTCAATCATTACAGTTGACCAAATCGACGGTTGTTCAAAATTCAAGCGTTTAAATACCGAAGAACTTCAGCAATGGCTTGAAGACTATACTATTGACGACTTATGGAAACAAAATATAATAACTTCAGGTCAGCTAAATTTCTAA
- a CDS encoding DUF4276 family protein, translated as MTRVIIICEGETEREFCNKILFPHFIKREISLQAPLIKKSRGGITNWESLKKDIINYLKDENIYVTTLIDYYGIQSKHHFPQWDDAENEPDKNIRMQILEQGMKNDIDDSVRFRFLPYIQLHEFESLLFIDINTFYLNFTKKDIIGIAELQSIFDKHSNPEMINDGNETSPSHRLSRIISGYDKIVYGNILAEAIGLERIRSKCPGFNRWINNIENLNS; from the coding sequence ATGACAAGAGTTATTATCATCTGCGAAGGAGAAACAGAAAGAGAATTTTGCAATAAAATTTTATTCCCTCATTTTATAAAAAGAGAAATTTCTTTACAGGCTCCCCTCATAAAAAAATCAAGGGGAGGCATTACAAATTGGGAAAGTCTGAAAAAAGATATAATCAATTATTTAAAGGATGAAAATATTTACGTCACCACCTTAATTGATTATTACGGCATACAGAGCAAACATCATTTCCCGCAATGGGATGACGCAGAAAATGAACCTGATAAAAATATCCGTATGCAAATTCTGGAACAGGGAATGAAAAATGATATTGATGACTCAGTTCGGTTTCGTTTTCTGCCGTACATTCAATTGCATGAATTTGAAAGCTTATTGTTTATTGATATTAATACTTTTTACCTGAATTTTACTAAAAAAGACATCATTGGAATTGCTGAATTACAATCAATATTTGATAAACATAGCAATCCTGAAATGATAAATGATGGGAATGAAACGTCACCTTCCCACAGGCTGAGTAGAATTATTTCCGGATATGACAAAATTGTTTACGGAAATATTTTAGCTGAAGCTATTGGATTGGAAAGAATCAGATCAAAATGTCCCGGGTTCAATAGATGGATAAATAATATTGAAAATTTGAATTCCTGA